One window of the Streptomyces asoensis genome contains the following:
- a CDS encoding LLM class flavin-dependent oxidoreductase, translating into MSLRLSTVILPYLRWHEGGRSTWTRAEQLGFHTAYTYDHLSWRTFRDGPWFGAIPTLTAAAAVTDRLRLGTLVTSPNFRHPVTLAKELISLDDVSAGRVTLGIGAGGTGFDATALGQEPWTPRERADRLAEFVPLLDRLLTEDSVSYEGDHYSAHEARNIPGCVQRPRLPFAVAATGPRGLRLAARYGQAWVTTGDPKLYENGTPEQSVQAIRGQVEKLTDACAEIGRDTKELDKILLTGFTPDRGRPLESLDAFVDFAGRHRELGFTEIVVHWPIADSVFAADEKVFEQIAMEAPAQLR; encoded by the coding sequence ATGAGTCTGCGTCTGAGCACCGTGATCCTCCCGTACCTGCGTTGGCACGAGGGAGGCCGTTCCACCTGGACACGGGCCGAGCAGCTCGGCTTCCACACCGCGTACACCTACGACCACCTGTCCTGGCGCACCTTCCGCGACGGCCCGTGGTTCGGCGCGATCCCGACGCTGACCGCCGCCGCGGCCGTCACCGACCGCCTGCGTCTGGGCACGCTGGTGACCTCGCCGAACTTCCGGCACCCGGTGACCCTCGCCAAGGAACTGATCTCCCTGGACGATGTCTCCGCCGGCCGGGTGACCCTGGGGATCGGCGCGGGCGGCACCGGCTTCGACGCCACCGCCCTCGGCCAGGAACCGTGGACCCCGCGCGAGCGGGCCGACCGCCTCGCCGAGTTCGTACCGCTGCTGGACCGGTTGCTCACCGAGGACTCCGTGTCGTACGAGGGCGACCACTACTCGGCGCACGAGGCGCGCAACATCCCCGGCTGCGTCCAGCGCCCCCGGCTGCCCTTCGCGGTCGCCGCGACCGGCCCCCGCGGGCTGCGGCTCGCCGCGCGGTACGGACAGGCCTGGGTGACCACGGGCGACCCCAAGCTCTACGAGAACGGCACCCCCGAGCAGTCGGTTCAGGCCATTCGCGGTCAGGTGGAGAAGCTCACCGACGCCTGTGCCGAGATCGGGCGGGACACGAAGGAGCTGGACAAGATCCTGCTCACCGGGTTCACCCCGGACCGCGGGCGCCCGCTGGAGTCCCTGGACGCCTTCGTCGACTTCGCGGGCCGGCACCGGGAGCTCGGCTTCACGGAGATCGTGGTCCACTGGCCCATCGCCGACTCCGTCTTCGCCGCGGACGAGAAGGTCT